From a region of the Pseudomonadaceae bacterium SI-3 genome:
- the minD gene encoding septum site-determining protein MinD, with amino-acid sequence MAKILVVTSGKGGVGKTTSSAAIGTGLALRGHKTVIVDFDVGLRNLDLIMGCERRVVYDFVNVIQGDATLTQALIKDKRLENLYVLAASQTRDKDALTLEGVGKVIDELAKTFEFVICDSPAGIEKGAHLAMYFADEAIVVTNPEVSSVRDSDRMLGLLASKSRRAENGDEPIKEHLLLTRYNPERVVKGEMLGVEDVEEILSIRLLGVIPESQAVLKASNQGVPVILDDQSDAGQAYSDAVDRLLGKEVNHRFLDVKKQGFLQRLFGGRE; translated from the coding sequence TTGGCCAAGATCCTCGTAGTCACTTCCGGCAAGGGTGGCGTCGGTAAAACCACTTCCAGCGCCGCCATCGGTACCGGCCTCGCCTTGCGCGGCCACAAGACCGTCATCGTCGACTTCGACGTCGGTCTGCGTAACCTGGACCTGATCATGGGCTGCGAGCGTCGCGTGGTGTATGACTTCGTCAATGTCATTCAGGGCGATGCCACCCTGACCCAGGCACTGATCAAGGACAAGCGTCTCGAAAACCTCTACGTCCTCGCGGCCAGCCAGACCCGCGACAAGGATGCGCTGACGCTTGAAGGCGTCGGAAAGGTCATCGACGAATTGGCCAAGACCTTCGAGTTCGTCATCTGCGACTCGCCGGCCGGCATCGAGAAAGGCGCGCACCTGGCCATGTATTTCGCCGACGAAGCCATCGTCGTAACCAATCCGGAAGTCTCCTCTGTTCGCGACTCGGACCGCATGCTGGGCCTGCTGGCAAGCAAATCCCGTCGCGCCGAAAACGGCGATGAGCCGATCAAGGAACATCTGCTGTTGACCCGCTATAACCCCGAGCGGGTGGTCAAGGGCGAAATGCTCGGTGTCGAGGACGTCGAGGAAATCCTGTCGATTCGTCTGCTCGGCGTCATCCCAGAATCCCAAGCCGTACTAAAAGCCTCCAACCAGGGCGTGCCGGTCATCCTCGATGACCAGAGCGACGCCGGCCAGGCCTACAGCGACGCCGTGGATCGACTGCTGGGCAAGGAAGTGAACCATCGCTTCCTCGACGTGAAGAAGCAGGGCTTCCTGCAACGCTTGTTTGGAGGCCGCGAATGA
- a CDS encoding DUF2061 domain-containing protein, protein MTKTVTFTLMHFCIAFSVTYALTGSAAAGGLVAAIEPLCNSVGFYFHEKVWQRLDKRQAVERHIPAHAWLHHQA, encoded by the coding sequence ATGACCAAGACCGTTACCTTTACCCTGATGCACTTTTGCATCGCGTTCTCGGTCACCTACGCCTTGACCGGCAGCGCAGCGGCCGGTGGCTTGGTTGCCGCTATCGAGCCCCTGTGCAACTCGGTGGGCTTTTACTTTCACGAGAAGGTCTGGCAGCGTCTGGACAAGCGTCAGGCTGTCGAGAGGCACATTCCCGCTCACGCCTGGCTACATCACCAGGCGTAA
- a CDS encoding serine/threonine protein kinase, with product MRLLLCLSALLALVVTPAHAADISVEQYGYPLSNPFEATIATTPAPFRVDLPEDDDIDQADYSLRLRPEREFTLPDNFWAVKRLTYRLAKQPGPAPLMFIISGTGASYSAGKTESLKRLFYGAGYHVVQLSSPTSFDFIAAASRYATPGYSPGDAKDLYRVMQAVRAQQHELPVTEFNLVGYSLGALNAAFVSKLDETRQSFNFKRVLMINPPVNLYTSISNLDKLVQTQVDAIDSTTTFYEVVLEKLTRYYRQQGTINLDEAMLFDFQQSALRLTDEQMAMLIGSVFRFSAADIAFTSDLINRRGLIVPPKYPIDEGTSLEPFFRRALLCDFDCYITEQLIPMWRAQQDGGSMAQLVQQVSLYALEDYMRNSPKIAVMHNADDIILGAGDLGFLRRTFGDRMTLYPRGGHCGNLTYRVNAHDMLEFFRG from the coding sequence ATGCGATTGCTGCTGTGCCTGAGCGCACTGCTTGCACTGGTCGTTACGCCTGCCCACGCGGCAGACATCAGCGTCGAGCAATATGGCTATCCCTTAAGCAACCCATTCGAGGCGACGATAGCCACGACACCGGCGCCATTTCGCGTCGACTTGCCTGAAGATGACGACATTGATCAGGCAGACTACAGCCTGCGGCTACGTCCCGAGCGGGAGTTCACCCTGCCTGATAACTTCTGGGCGGTAAAACGACTCACATATCGGCTAGCAAAACAGCCTGGTCCAGCTCCGCTGATGTTCATCATCTCTGGCACGGGTGCGAGCTACTCAGCCGGCAAGACCGAGTCGCTGAAGCGGTTGTTCTACGGGGCCGGCTATCACGTGGTGCAACTGTCCTCTCCCACCAGCTTCGACTTCATCGCCGCTGCCTCGCGCTACGCAACGCCAGGCTACAGCCCGGGTGACGCCAAAGACCTCTATCGGGTAATGCAAGCCGTTCGCGCGCAGCAGCATGAGCTGCCGGTCACTGAGTTCAACCTGGTCGGTTATAGCCTGGGCGCGCTTAATGCTGCATTCGTCAGCAAGCTCGACGAGACGCGACAGAGTTTCAATTTCAAGCGCGTGCTGATGATCAACCCCCCGGTGAACCTCTACACATCGATCAGCAACCTCGACAAGCTGGTGCAGACACAGGTCGATGCCATCGACAGCACCACTACCTTTTACGAAGTCGTCCTGGAAAAGCTCACTCGGTACTACCGCCAGCAAGGCACGATCAACCTTGACGAGGCGATGCTTTTCGATTTCCAGCAATCGGCGCTGCGACTTACTGACGAGCAGATGGCCATGTTGATCGGCTCGGTTTTCCGCTTCTCGGCGGCCGATATTGCCTTCACCTCCGACCTGATCAACCGACGCGGCCTGATCGTGCCACCGAAATACCCAATCGATGAAGGCACCAGTCTCGAGCCGTTCTTCCGCCGCGCGCTGCTCTGTGATTTCGATTGCTATATCACCGAGCAGCTGATTCCCATGTGGCGCGCGCAGCAGGACGGCGGCAGCATGGCGCAACTGGTGCAACAGGTGAGCCTGTATGCGCTCGAGGATTACATGCGCAACAGTCCGAAAATCGCCGTCATGCATAACGCCGACGACATCATTCTCGGCGCTGGAGATCTGGGGTTCCTTCGTCGCACCTTCGGTGATCGCATGACGCTCTATCCTCGCGGTGGCCACTGCGGCAACCTCACCTACCGGGTCAACGCCCACGATATGTTGGAGTTCTTCCGTGGTTAA
- a CDS encoding lipid A biosynthesis lauroyl acyltransferase (Acylates the intermediate (KDO)2-lipid IVA to form (KDO)2-(lauroyl)-lipid IVA), protein MDRPRFRASFLHPRFWLLWLGLGLLWLVVQLPYRILLLLGRGLGAVMYRVARSRRQIARRNLQLCFPELSEKERERLLRENFVSTGIAFFEMAMSWWWPKSRLQRLAQIQGLEHLQQAQAEGQGVILMTLHFTTLEIGGALLGQWHTIDGMYREHKNPVFDYVQRRGRERHNLDATAIEREDVRAMLKVLRAGRAIWYAPDQDYGRKQSIFVPWFGIQAATVTATTKFARLGRARVIPYTLERLPEGKGYSLVVHPPLDDFPGESEEADCRRINEWIEDAVRQHPEQYLWAHRRFKTRPEGESSLYRKRPKKPVSL, encoded by the coding sequence ATGGATCGTCCTCGTTTTCGCGCATCATTTCTTCATCCTCGTTTCTGGTTGCTGTGGCTTGGCCTCGGTCTACTGTGGCTGGTGGTGCAATTGCCCTATCGGATTCTGCTGTTGCTGGGGCGTGGACTGGGCGCAGTTATGTATCGGGTTGCCCGCTCGAGACGGCAGATCGCCCGGCGCAACCTGCAGCTGTGCTTTCCGGAGTTGAGCGAAAAGGAGCGTGAACGACTGCTGCGCGAGAACTTTGTATCGACCGGGATTGCCTTCTTCGAAATGGCCATGAGCTGGTGGTGGCCCAAGTCGCGTTTGCAGCGACTGGCGCAAATCCAAGGGCTTGAGCATCTGCAGCAGGCGCAGGCAGAAGGGCAGGGCGTGATCCTGATGACGCTGCATTTCACCACGTTGGAAATCGGCGGAGCGCTGCTCGGCCAGTGGCACACCATCGATGGAATGTACCGTGAGCACAAGAATCCGGTGTTCGATTACGTGCAGCGGCGTGGCCGGGAGCGGCACAACCTGGATGCGACAGCGATAGAGCGTGAAGATGTGCGTGCCATGCTCAAGGTTCTGCGTGCGGGCCGGGCAATCTGGTATGCGCCAGATCAGGATTACGGCCGCAAGCAAAGCATCTTCGTACCCTGGTTCGGCATTCAGGCGGCAACCGTGACCGCAACGACCAAGTTCGCACGCCTGGGTCGGGCTAGGGTGATCCCTTACACGCTGGAACGCCTGCCTGAGGGAAAAGGCTACAGCCTGGTGGTGCATCCGCCATTGGACGATTTCCCCGGCGAAAGCGAGGAGGCTGATTGTCGCCGCATCAACGAGTGGATAGAAGACGCAGTCAGGCAGCACCCTGAGCAGTACCTGTGGGCTCACCGGCGCTTCAAGACCCGACCGGAGGGGGAGTCGAGTCTGTACCGCAAGCGCCCGAAGAAGCCGGTCAGCCTGTAA
- a CDS encoding quercetin 2,3-dioxygenase yields the protein MTKREILSVSTGRVTSDGAGVSLTRLFGGAAPERFDPFLMLDEFGSENPDEYIAGFPAHPHRGFETITYMLEGRMRHEDHLGNVGLLESGGVQWMTAARGVIHSEMPQQEHGAMRGFQLWLNLPAKNKLDEPSYRDFSPAEIPRITLPSGVEAVVIAGQLCAEGVTQAGAVQRPDTEPQLFDLCLPAGTRLTPQLSDGQRVILYVFDGELMVGGQRLAKNQLARLSDLGELELSTSSGARVLFLAGRPINEPIVQYGPFVMNSREEIEQALRDFRDGVFTG from the coding sequence ATGACCAAGCGTGAAATCCTTTCTGTCAGCACCGGCCGCGTCACCTCCGATGGCGCCGGCGTCAGCCTGACAAGGCTGTTCGGCGGCGCCGCGCCGGAGCGCTTCGATCCCTTTCTGATGCTCGATGAGTTCGGCTCGGAAAACCCGGACGAGTACATCGCCGGTTTCCCGGCGCATCCGCACCGTGGCTTCGAGACCATCACTTACATGCTTGAAGGTCGCATGCGCCACGAGGATCATCTCGGCAATGTCGGCCTGCTCGAGAGCGGGGGTGTGCAGTGGATGACCGCCGCACGCGGCGTCATTCACAGCGAGATGCCTCAGCAAGAACACGGCGCAATGCGCGGGTTTCAGCTGTGGCTCAACCTGCCGGCGAAAAACAAGCTGGACGAACCGAGCTACCGCGACTTCTCTCCCGCCGAAATCCCCCGAATAACCCTGCCGAGCGGTGTCGAAGCAGTGGTGATTGCCGGCCAGCTCTGCGCCGAAGGCGTCACACAAGCCGGCGCTGTGCAACGCCCGGATACCGAGCCGCAGCTGTTCGATCTTTGCCTTCCAGCCGGCACGCGGCTGACGCCGCAGCTGTCCGACGGGCAGCGAGTCATTTTGTATGTGTTTGACGGCGAGCTGATGGTGGGTGGGCAACGCCTTGCAAAGAATCAGCTCGCCCGACTCTCCGACCTGGGTGAACTGGAGCTTTCAACCAGCAGCGGCGCCCGCGTCCTTTTTCTGGCAGGCCGCCCGATCAACGAGCCGATTGTCCAGTACGGCCCGTTCGTGATGAACAGCCGCGAAGAGATCGAGCAGGCGCTGCGTGATTTCCGCGACGGGGTGTTTACAGGCTGA
- a CDS encoding short chain dehydrogenase gives MQNRMMVTGAGSGLGREIALRWAREGWQLALSDVNEAGLAETLKMVREAGGDGFTQRCDVRDYSQLTALAQACESNFGGIDVVVNNAGVASGGFFEELSLEDWDWQIAINLMGVVKGCKAFLPLVQKSQGKIINIASMAALMQAPGMSNYNVAKAGVVALSESLLVELKQQEVGVHVVCPSFFQTNLMDSYRGPTPNMKAQISKLLEASPISAADIADYIYRQVAEGVFMILPHDEGRAAWKIKQHNPQAIYDEMALLAEKKRSKSKT, from the coding sequence ATGCAAAATCGGATGATGGTCACAGGGGCCGGTTCTGGCCTGGGTCGCGAAATTGCGTTGCGCTGGGCGCGCGAGGGTTGGCAGCTGGCACTGTCGGATGTCAACGAGGCCGGCCTGGCTGAAACTCTGAAGATGGTCCGTGAGGCGGGCGGCGATGGTTTCACTCAACGCTGTGACGTGCGCGACTACAGTCAGCTGACAGCGCTGGCACAGGCTTGCGAGAGCAATTTCGGCGGCATCGATGTAGTGGTTAACAACGCCGGCGTCGCTTCGGGTGGCTTTTTCGAAGAACTGTCGCTGGAGGACTGGGACTGGCAGATCGCGATCAACCTGATGGGCGTGGTCAAGGGCTGCAAGGCGTTCCTGCCATTGGTGCAGAAGAGCCAGGGCAAGATCATTAACATCGCGTCCATGGCGGCTCTGATGCAAGCGCCAGGAATGAGCAACTACAACGTGGCCAAGGCCGGCGTAGTGGCGTTGTCCGAAAGCCTGCTGGTGGAGCTGAAGCAGCAGGAAGTCGGGGTTCATGTGGTCTGTCCGTCGTTCTTCCAGACCAATCTGATGGATTCCTATCGTGGGCCGACGCCCAACATGAAAGCGCAGATCAGCAAGCTGCTCGAAGCGTCGCCTATTTCCGCTGCCGACATCGCCGACTACATCTACCGTCAGGTTGCCGAAGGCGTGTTTATGATCCTGCCGCATGACGAAGGCCGGGCGGCTTGGAAAATCAAGCAGCACAACCCTCAGGCTATCTATGACGAGATGGCGCTGCTGGCAGAAAAGAAACGTAGCAAAAGCAAAACCTGA
- the actP gene encoding cation acetate symporter (member of the sodium:solute symporter family; cotranscribed with the acs gene which encodes acetyl coenzyme A synthase; mutations affect acetate uptake) — protein sequence MFARLLTAAALMAVAPALFADALTGDVQKQATNWTAISMFIVFIVFTMGITKWAAKRNTSTSDYYTAGGSITGFQNGLAIAGDFMSAASFLGISALVFTSGYDGLIYSIGFLVGWPIILFLMAERLRNLGKFTFSDVASYRLGQTQIRILSACGSLIVVAFYLIAQMVGAGKLIQLLFGLDYLVAVVMVGVLMVMYVMFGGMLATTWVQIIKAVLLLSGATFMAVMVMYNVGFDFSRLFSEAVALHPSHQAIMSPGGLVSDPISAISLGLALMFGTAGLPHILMRFFTVADAKEARKSVFYATGFIGYFYILTFIIGFGAILLVSTNPSFKDATGAIVGGTNMVAIHLASAVGGNLFLGFISAVAFATILAVVSGLALAGASAVAHDLYACVIMKGKAKEEDEMKVTKRTTLALGVLAILLGVAFENQNIAFMVGLAFSVAASCNFPILFLSMYWKNLTTRGALIGGAMGLGTALLLTILSPTVWVDVLHFEKAIFPYKYPALFAMIASFAGLWFFSVTDKSKAAAEERARFFPQFIRSQTGLGSSGAVAH from the coding sequence ATGTTCGCTCGCCTGCTGACTGCAGCTGCTCTGATGGCAGTTGCTCCGGCGCTGTTTGCTGACGCCCTGACCGGCGATGTACAGAAACAGGCCACCAACTGGACCGCCATTTCGATGTTCATCGTATTCATCGTGTTCACGATGGGTATCACCAAGTGGGCGGCCAAGCGCAACACCTCGACTTCCGATTACTACACCGCTGGCGGCAGCATCACGGGTTTCCAGAACGGCCTGGCGATCGCGGGTGACTTTATGTCGGCTGCCTCGTTCCTCGGAATATCCGCGCTGGTCTTCACCAGCGGCTACGACGGCTTGATCTATTCGATCGGCTTCTTGGTGGGCTGGCCGATCATTCTGTTTCTGATGGCCGAGCGACTGCGCAACTTGGGTAAATTTACCTTCTCCGACGTAGCCTCCTACCGCCTGGGACAAACTCAGATCCGTATCCTTTCTGCATGTGGTTCGCTGATCGTGGTGGCCTTCTATCTGATCGCGCAGATGGTCGGGGCGGGCAAGCTGATCCAGCTGCTGTTCGGCCTGGACTATCTGGTCGCGGTGGTGATGGTTGGTGTGTTGATGGTCATGTACGTGATGTTCGGCGGCATGCTGGCGACCACCTGGGTGCAGATCATCAAGGCTGTGCTGCTGCTGTCTGGCGCAACCTTCATGGCGGTCATGGTGATGTACAACGTCGGCTTCGATTTCAGCCGTCTGTTCTCCGAGGCGGTGGCGCTGCATCCGAGCCATCAGGCGATCATGAGCCCGGGCGGCCTGGTTTCCGACCCGATTTCCGCGATCTCGCTGGGGCTGGCATTGATGTTCGGCACGGCTGGCCTGCCGCACATCCTGATGCGCTTCTTCACCGTTGCTGATGCCAAAGAAGCGCGTAAGAGCGTGTTCTATGCGACCGGCTTCATCGGCTACTTCTATATCCTGACGTTCATTATCGGTTTTGGCGCGATCCTGCTGGTCAGCACCAACCCGAGCTTCAAGGACGCCACCGGCGCCATCGTCGGCGGCACCAACATGGTCGCCATCCACCTGGCTTCCGCAGTCGGCGGCAATCTGTTCCTGGGCTTCATCTCCGCGGTGGCCTTTGCCACCATCCTCGCGGTGGTTTCGGGCCTGGCGCTGGCCGGTGCTTCCGCTGTCGCCCATGACCTCTATGCCTGCGTGATCATGAAGGGCAAGGCAAAGGAAGAGGACGAGATGAAGGTGACCAAGCGCACCACGCTGGCCCTGGGCGTGCTGGCCATCCTGCTTGGTGTGGCCTTCGAGAACCAGAATATTGCCTTCATGGTGGGCTTGGCATTCTCGGTTGCCGCGAGCTGCAACTTCCCGATTCTGTTCCTTTCGATGTACTGGAAGAACCTGACTACCCGCGGTGCGCTGATCGGTGGCGCGATGGGCCTGGGCACGGCGTTGCTGCTGACCATTCTCAGCCCGACGGTATGGGTCGATGTGCTGCACTTCGAGAAGGCCATCTTCCCGTACAAGTACCCGGCACTGTTCGCCATGATCGCGTCGTTCGCGGGTCTATGGTTCTTCTCGGTTACCGACAAGTCGAAAGCGGCTGCTGAAGAGCGCGCACGTTTCTTCCCGCAATTCATCCGTTCGCAGACCGGTCTGGGCTCGAGTGGTGCGGTCGCCCACTGA
- a CDS encoding septum site-determining protein MinC, which translates to MSQADLTDQAPVFQLKGSMLAITVLELTQNDLQRLDQQLAVKVEQAPDFFNNTPLVLALDKLPSDCNLDLPALIALCRKHGLRTLALRSADPQIVDAAGRLDLPVLPPSGARERKLDVTSKAPSEPAKPAEPAYRPTRVITTPIRGGQQVYAQGGDLIVLAAVSPGAELLADGNIHVYGPLRGRALAGIKGDANARIFCQQLAAEMVSIAGHYKVAEDLRRDPLWAEAVQMKLSGDVLNITRL; encoded by the coding sequence ATGAGCCAAGCCGATCTTACCGACCAAGCCCCCGTATTCCAGCTCAAAGGCAGCATGCTCGCCATCACCGTGCTGGAGCTGACACAGAACGACCTGCAGCGCCTGGATCAGCAGCTCGCCGTCAAGGTCGAACAGGCCCCGGACTTCTTTAACAACACGCCGCTGGTGCTAGCGCTGGACAAGCTTCCCAGCGATTGCAACCTCGACCTGCCTGCCCTTATCGCGCTCTGCCGAAAGCACGGCCTGCGTACCCTTGCGTTGCGTTCAGCCGACCCGCAAATCGTCGACGCCGCCGGCCGGCTCGATTTGCCCGTGCTACCGCCGTCGGGCGCTCGTGAACGCAAGCTTGACGTCACCAGCAAGGCCCCAAGCGAACCCGCCAAACCGGCAGAGCCCGCCTACCGCCCCACCCGCGTGATCACCACCCCCATCCGCGGCGGCCAGCAGGTCTATGCCCAGGGTGGCGATCTGATCGTGCTGGCCGCGGTGAGCCCCGGCGCGGAACTTCTCGCCGATGGGAACATCCATGTGTACGGCCCGCTGCGCGGGCGTGCGCTGGCAGGCATCAAGGGCGATGCCAATGCACGTATTTTCTGTCAGCAGCTAGCTGCTGAAATGGTCTCGATTGCCGGGCATTACAAGGTCGCCGAAGACCTTAGACGCGACCCTTTGTGGGCCGAAGCCGTGCAAATGAAGCTATCCGGCGACGTGTTGAACATCACCCGCCTTTAA
- a CDS encoding MFS transporter, producing the protein MLALVLAAINLRPGITSFAPLIERIAEELSLSRSVISLTTALPVLLMGLLAPLAPRLAVRFGLERTISLCLGLIGLALLLRLFGKSAPVLIGTAAMVGAGIAVAGPLLSGFIKRYFLEQMGKTAAYYSLSMAVGGTIGVVLTAPAAELLGQRWTWGLALWAIPAMLALLIWWRLPNQSEPSVESRAGLPWREPRAWLVSIYFALQAGLFYALATWLVARYHEVGFSLLQSNAFFSGFMLIGLPSAFIMPWLAQRFGRRHLLMACCGVLATVCLLVIAWLPQVNPLLVCMLLGVALNGTFSMSLVLPMYEANSPLAVSRLTAMMLCTGYCLACFTPVLTGLGRDIAGDYREPFLVLATMSAAMSLLALRLAPRRDLSAATTP; encoded by the coding sequence ATGCTGGCTCTAGTGCTGGCCGCGATCAATCTTCGGCCCGGTATTACCTCGTTCGCACCCCTGATCGAACGCATCGCCGAGGAGCTCAGTCTCAGCCGCAGCGTTATTAGCCTTACTACCGCCTTGCCGGTGCTGCTGATGGGGTTGCTCGCGCCGTTGGCGCCACGTCTGGCGGTGCGGTTCGGACTGGAGCGCACCATCAGCCTGTGCCTTGGCTTGATCGGCCTGGCGCTATTACTGCGTCTGTTCGGTAAAAGCGCGCCAGTGTTGATTGGCACGGCGGCCATGGTCGGTGCCGGAATCGCGGTCGCCGGGCCGCTGTTGTCAGGCTTCATCAAGCGTTATTTCCTCGAGCAGATGGGTAAGACTGCCGCTTACTATTCGTTGAGCATGGCTGTTGGCGGCACCATCGGCGTGGTGCTTACCGCACCGGCGGCCGAACTGCTGGGCCAGCGCTGGACCTGGGGGCTGGCGTTGTGGGCTATTCCCGCGATGCTGGCGCTGTTGATCTGGTGGCGCCTGCCGAACCAGTCGGAGCCGTCAGTCGAGAGCCGCGCCGGACTGCCGTGGCGTGAGCCACGCGCCTGGTTGGTGAGCATCTATTTCGCCTTGCAGGCCGGTCTGTTCTACGCACTGGCGACTTGGCTGGTGGCGCGTTACCACGAGGTCGGCTTCAGCCTGCTGCAGAGCAATGCATTTTTCAGTGGCTTCATGCTGATCGGTTTACCCAGCGCGTTCATCATGCCTTGGCTGGCGCAGCGCTTCGGTCGGCGGCACCTGCTGATGGCTTGCTGCGGCGTACTGGCGACGGTGTGTCTGCTGGTCATTGCCTGGCTTCCTCAGGTCAATCCTTTGCTGGTCTGCATGCTGCTGGGCGTGGCTCTGAACGGGACCTTTTCGATGTCACTGGTATTGCCGATGTACGAAGCGAACTCACCGCTTGCGGTTAGCCGCCTGACGGCGATGATGCTTTGCACCGGTTACTGCCTGGCCTGTTTCACGCCGGTGCTGACCGGGTTGGGCCGCGATATCGCCGGTGATTACCGTGAACCTTTCCTCGTACTCGCGACCATGTCAGCGGCAATGTCGCTGCTTGCCTTGCGGCTGGCGCCCCGCCGAGATCTGTCTGCTGCGACGACGCCCTAA
- a CDS encoding VacJ family lipoprotein gives MLLISSVTHAQTGTVDEDGFTHPLRNLEFNPGLDQREFERATFDALNIYDPWESLNRRMYYFNYRLDQFVMLPAVRGYRYVTPKIVRTGVSNFFDNLGEIPTLFNSIAQLKGERAMTTTARLLFNTILGVGGVWDPATRMGLPRYNEDFGQTLGFYGVPHGPYLILPALGPSNLRDTAGQAVDFGVERQVDYFSYAEASGGEFGLTALRLIDIRHTTPLRYGQLNSPFEYEKVRYVYTRARELQIEE, from the coding sequence ATGCTGCTAATCAGCAGCGTGACCCATGCCCAGACGGGGACTGTCGATGAGGATGGTTTCACCCATCCGCTGCGTAACCTGGAGTTCAACCCCGGCCTCGACCAGCGCGAATTTGAACGCGCCACCTTCGACGCGCTGAACATTTACGACCCCTGGGAGTCGCTGAACCGGCGCATGTACTACTTCAACTACCGCCTGGATCAGTTTGTGATGTTGCCTGCCGTCCGCGGGTACCGTTATGTCACGCCCAAGATCGTGAGGACCGGCGTCAGCAATTTCTTCGATAACCTCGGTGAAATCCCGACGCTTTTTAACAGCATCGCGCAACTTAAGGGCGAGCGAGCCATGACCACGACTGCGCGCCTGCTGTTCAACACGATTCTCGGCGTCGGTGGTGTGTGGGACCCTGCAACGCGTATGGGCTTGCCCCGCTACAATGAGGATTTCGGCCAAACCCTCGGTTTCTATGGCGTACCTCACGGCCCGTATCTGATCCTGCCCGCACTCGGCCCGTCGAACCTGCGGGACACCGCTGGCCAGGCAGTGGATTTTGGCGTTGAGCGACAGGTCGACTACTTCAGCTATGCCGAAGCCAGCGGTGGTGAATTCGGTCTCACCGCGCTGCGATTGATCGATATCCGTCACACGACGCCCCTGCGCTACGGTCAACTCAATTCGCCGTTCGAATACGAGAAGGTCCGCTACGTCTACACCCGCGCGCGGGAGCTACAGATCGAGGAATGA
- a CDS encoding DUF485 domain-containing protein, translated as MNNETVIQQINADPRFHDLVAKRGRFAWMLATIMLTAYFAFILVIAFDPAVLGTPLSTGSVTTWGIPAGLGLIFLSFVLTGIYVQRANGEFDRITQDILDEAQK; from the coding sequence ATGAACAACGAGACAGTTATTCAGCAGATCAATGCTGATCCACGATTCCACGACCTGGTTGCCAAGCGTGGTCGTTTCGCCTGGATGCTGGCGACCATCATGCTGACCGCTTACTTCGCATTTATTCTTGTCATCGCGTTTGACCCTGCGGTGCTGGGAACACCTCTGAGCACTGGCTCCGTCACCACCTGGGGTATCCCGGCGGGTCTGGGCCTGATTTTCCTGTCGTTCGTGCTGACCGGAATCTACGTGCAACGCGCCAATGGCGAGTTCGATCGTATCACCCAGGACATTCTCGACGAGGCCCAGAAATAA